The Triticum urartu cultivar G1812 chromosome 5, Tu2.1, whole genome shotgun sequence genome contains the following window.
TCTGATTCCGCTTCCACCCGATTGAATCCGAGAGAATTAGCAAATACTAGACTGTCTCTCATTGCCAAAACTTCTGTAGTGATGACATCTGCAGCGAAAGGGATAAATTTGCATAGAGTTGAAACTGTAAATATAAGGACCATGTCCTGTAGTCCGTTCCTTGAAAAATGAGCAGTTGATTGTGGTTGATAATTTAACATATTGTGAAATGTACCTTGCTTGGTATACTATTTTTATTTCGCTGTGCTGCTGCTATGTTGTATTTTTGATAAGTATGAACCCATGTTTAATACATGTGACCAACAATTTGTTGGTAACTAGATTCGGAGGCTGTATGGCGATTATTAACTTACTACTGGTGCTTCGTTTAAGGTGATTTTTTTGCATTCACCCCCTCGGTGAAAAGCAGCAGTGTCTGGTGCTACTAAAACAGAAAACTTATATTGAATCAGTAGTATACGAACTCAAGCAAGTTAACACTGCACTTGGATTTGTAGTATACAAACTCAAGCAAGTAGAAAACACAATAGTTGCGTAACTGCAATGAATATTGTAACATCAACATTACGTCATTTGCATTACCACTAGTATGCACTGTTCAACAAGAATACTCATCTTTACAATAAAAAAGTGTGCAAGGAAAGAAGCTTCACAAAATTTGAAGGATAACATATATACACTAACCCTACTACTGTACTGAAAATCACCCTTCTAGTATTAACTAACAGAGTTCCTTTCGAAATAAAACAAACATTTTATCAATCCAGCACATGCCAATAGCCTCGCAGCCCTGATGACATGGGGGATAACAATTGGGACGCATCAAAACAGCAACTTGAATAAGAGGATATAAAATTACTACAACACAAATACAGATCATGTGTACTAACATAAGATTGGCAACCTTTTACTGGCAGTCGGTACATCCTACTGTCCCATCCCATACCATCTACCCCTTGCCGCCCTTCTCTCCAGATCCAACATAGGATGCACAAGCATCCCTCTCACAAGCTGGTGGCAACTGGCATGCAACTCAACAAGCAACAGAATTCACTCCGTATGTGCCATCCGCACTTGGAAATAAGCCATCAGAACCTCTGGGCTGCAGTTAAGCACTGAAGCTTCAGGGTGGTTAAAGTATTACATGGTATACACGTGAAGCCTAATGTTCCATCAAAGCTGCATCAGTTTCTGATAATGGTGCTGCAAAACAGACAAGGTATCGGTTGGTCTCAAACAGGAAGTAAAACAGACAAGTGAGTTGAAACAGAAAAGGGTGCGGCAAACCTTATCCTTTTCTAGATCAATTCAGACAACACAACTACTTACAAAAGTAACACTGGTTTAGTTACAGCATACACATAATTACTTTAACAAGTTTGTAAAGACATACCAAGCAAGTCCTCGTACGCGTCGGGGAACAAGGAAGACTCCAGCAGAAGTGGCGGGGGGAATACTTGATCAAGAGCATCATCTGTCATAAACGACTGACCACTGACTGGATAAAAAAAGTTTGCAGCACTGCTTGGATCGTCATGGCCATTCAGTTTACTTGACACAGCTGGGGTTGTATGCATTGGGCTGTCAGGATTGAAGTAAAGATCGCTTGTGCTCTTGGGTAACTTCGACTGTGACGACGATGGACCTATCTTTTGTTTTCTTCGGTTTGCCACGGCACCCACATCCTTCCTTGCAGCACCTGTTGATAGGGGAATGAAGAAGTGCTCTGAACCATCATCACTACTCTTGTCCTGTGGACTCTCCATGTTGCTCAATGGCTTTGATAGAGCAGCTTCACGAACAGAACGTCTGATGTCATGAGCAAAATAACCATCATTTTCTGCAAAGAGAATATAGAGTAGCTAATAATTAAATGAAACAAGACTCATCAAAAGCAGATTATAATCAGCAAAATAATAACATAAAGAAGAAGCATATTTTTACAGTTAGGCATTCCCTACAGTTTTCAGTTAAGAAAGAAGCTGATCTAGCCTATGTATTAAGATATGAATACCATGCATCGAACCATTTGCTTGATCTTTGGCTGAGGGGTGGGTAAGTGCTTTCTCTTCAGGCATAATTTCTTGCCTAGGTTGGTGTGCTAAGGCATTCCGTCTTTGTGTCTGTGCTCCTTTTCCAGAAGAACTTGGAGTCAGACTAAATAGAGGAGGTAGCTTTAGAGCAGGACTACTCCCAGCCTTGCCGATCTGTGCTGAACAGAGCTTAGAAGTCACCTCTGAAACTTCGCCGCTGCTTTCCTGCTTGAAAGTAAATAAGTAATTAGAAAGCATGTGAATAAATAAACAGAGAAAGGTGCAAAAAATGTTTTGCACGCTGAGACTCTTAACATAGAGATTTAATAAAGATGAAATGTACATACCCCCTAAACTTCCAGGTTGGGCCACATCACCCCCTGAACTCCAAAATACCTGACTTAATCCCCACAACTTCCAAAAACCAGACAAATCACCCACTAGCACCCTCGTGAGTGGTTTTGCCTATGTGGAGGTTGTTTTGTTTTGTCAGCAAGGCTCAGCAGAGGCACGTAAAGAAGGCAGGAAACGGCTGAGAGGTTCCTGCCTCCATGCGAGCTCACTGGTCCTCCACTTCCTTGATTTGGTGCAGGGATTTGGGCCGGCGCCGTCATCTCTCTCGGCTCCGGCGAGCGTTGCCGCAACACCCCCTCGCGGTCGTCCTCTCTGAGCACTTATGGTGCCCTATAGAAGCTCCTGGTGCCTTGGTGAATCCTCCCGACCAAAACCCAAAGCCCCTCCCAGATGCCAGCAGATGCGGCCCCATCACCTCGGTTGTTCGCGAACTCGTCCAAGCACGAATTCGAACTCAGGGTGAGCTCCCGGTTCCTTCACtgactcctccctctccctccagCTGTCTCTCTAGCGCCTGCTCCAGTTTCTCATTCCAAACGTCGCCGGCGGCGATCATGGTGCCATCTCCGGTAGCCTTGTGACCCCGGACTGACACAGGTAAGCTCGTAGCTTTAGCCGCTCCCATTTGGTGCATGTGACGCATCCACAGGCCCCTGCAGCGCGTCTTCCGGCGTAGAGCCACCGCTGCCGCAAAGCTCGCTGGAACTGGCACGACGACGGCGTCCTGCAGGCCGGGCCAAAGAGTCGATGACGTAGGGGAAGCCGTCAAGAACGCCACGCCCGATTGCAAGACGAAAATAGCATCGGAGCAGACGGCTGCTGTTGGAGTGAGCTGTGCTGCTAGGAAGAACGCCGTGGGAACGCAGAGGCACAAGACTGCTGCTGCACGCACGCGCCGCGATGATGAGGGCTGGCGGCTCTTGGCGTGCGTCCTCCATCTTATCTGTCAGCATGACGCAGGCATTGGCGCTGAACACGGAGGCCTTGATCAACGTATGTGGACATTTTTTGGCTGAGGTGGCTGCCATATCACGTCCCACAGAGGCAAAAACACTAAAAAAACATACGAGTGGGCTACGGGGTGATTTGTCCGGTTTTGGAAGTTGGGGGGATTAAGCAAGCCATTTTGAAGTTCAGGGGGTGATGTGGCCGAAACCTGCAAGTTTACGGTGTTTATAATGTCACTGAAAAGGTGCCATGTGATGATCTGTGAGAAAACAATGGTCCATTTGGTTTGACAAATGCCCCTATGCTAGAATATCTCCTCACTCATTGAAAGGATTGGGGCCATAGTCATGTGACAGCCTGTTGCTGTCAACACTTCTGCCCTTCATGAATAGTCAATGCTAGCATGAGTTCACCCCATTGCACCAACCAAAACGCAAGCCTCTTGGATCCTAGGATTCAACGGTGACAACCCAAATTTTTTACCTTTCAGCAATTATATTATTACCAGGATGGAGGTGTTCCTCATAGCAAACAACCCTAATGATATGAAAGAAACCAAATATTCTGGTATGAACACGAGGAATGACAGTAGTACAAAGGAAATATATACAATCAGAACAGCTGTTGCATTTTTGTCCATATTGAACAAGTTAAACAGGAAATACGATAAATCATCAAACAGTAGAATCATGCAAATGAGAGTGATTTCGTACTTCTGGTCTTCCAAGCACTGTATTTTGGACAGACAACTGTCTGGAGTTTGTTTGATCCATCAGATTACTAGGTACACTATTaacttcttcagaaagttttgtTATTGACTGCTGCATTGCTGGAATAGCTTCCTTGAGTTGATTAATTAGGCCCTAGAAAAGGAAAAATAATGGCAAATGATTAAACAATCAGTCAAATGCCACATAAAGTCGTCCTCGGTAAAATCTGTAAATGAGGTGCATCTTCGAAAGCCATGCTTACAACAGATAAATCGAGAAAACAGCATAGCTTCTGATGGATGTTGTTATTACCTGTATACTGACTAAATGCTGGCGATGTTCGGCCAATGTTGCAGTTAATGAGTCGGCATGGCTACTAGTTTCGCTGTCAGACGCACTGCGGAGTAATTCTGGCCCCTCCCCATCATTTGCTTTGGCCTACACCATTAGTTGGCTGTATGTTACAAGTTATAACCGAATACATTGGTTCAGAACATGTGATGTGCCTGTACTTCAGGATGTGACAATACCACTATGCAATACCGATCTATCATCAATACACCACCAATGCAGAAATATGCATGGGTGGTATGTAAGGTTATTTTCATCTTTATAAGAAAAGAAAAACACATGGGGATTAAATGTCCCTGTTTCTAAATATTGTCCAGTCCACGGGCCATTTAATACGTCGTTTGTCTTGTGGTCTATTAAAAATTTAATCATATAATTCTTCATAGGTGGTTATACTTGACCCAAAATAAAATATCAATGATTTAGAGAAAATGATGCATCATCACTATACCGGCATTGCCGGCTAGATTTCACTAACCAAAATGAAATCAAGTCAGAAGGTACAGAACAACCACACAAAACATGAGAGAAACAATGGTCTGAAAGATTGAAACAATTAAGAACTGGAAGAACATTGCAGAAAATTTGAACTAAATATGGCTATTAACATTTTGCAGAAGTTGGTAGACCTTGAAGCATGAAAAACAGGGACGTGGCAGGAGCTCTCGATGCTAAATTTTGGTTACCAAAGAATGCTGCTATATTGTATAAAATGGCCATCAAGTGAAATAGACTGCGGCAATTCATGAGTTATCTCCAGGTTAATAGGTGTGTCACTTAGCATAAAAATGCTACTGCTGCACAAGGGCACGAGCCATAGTGAAACACTGAAACTGAGAAAACCACTAAAGATAAGAGAGGCCAGCATATTAATAGGGACAAAGCAGTTCTTTGCCATCTCTAGCACTGTAAATATATTGATAGTTCTGGAGGCTCAAGGCCTTTTGACTATTTGCAGGTTGTGCCACAGATGATGTTGTTTGTCTGTACTCCTCAAAATCGATGTGTGTCTTATAATTCCACAGCTTATTATTGTGCAATAATCCTATAGTGGTTTGTAGCAGATCTaagggcaatttgaggaaatgCCACACTTTTCCTAGCACTTTGCTCCTATAGCACACTATTCATTTTGTTGGATTAAATACCACACTTTTCATTGATAGCTAGATAAAACACCACAAATTGTGTTTTTTCGTCCTTTCCACGTCCAGACCCACACTTCATATTTTTTAGGACGGATTTGCCCTCCTGGTCGTTTCAATCGTTTCTTGGCAGATAGACAAAGCAGTGGGCCGCCGCCTCGCCATGCCTCCTCCGGTCCTCCCCGACGCTGCTGCCTCGCCATGACTCTCCGTGAGCCGCCGGCCTCACTGTGTCTCCTCCCTGGCGATCTGCCCGTTCCTATCCAGGAAGCGGCGCCGTCCACTGCGCTCCAGCCCCTCCGTCTTTCCAAAGAAGAGAGGCGCCGACTCTTGAAGTGTCCCGCAGCGCGTCCCCTGTCCAGGTGTAGCTGTACAAACTGGCTGACTATTGGTCGCTGTACTGGCTGACTGGCGGTTGCTGTACATGTTGGCTGGAGCTACTCGTTGCTCAACTTATTATCTTGCTAGCAGACGGCTCAAATCGAATACTAGTGGCACAGACTAACAACTTTCTCACGTGTTGATGCTTTAGATGTAGAGGAACTGTTACAAGAAGATATGGAAGCGTTTTCATATGGATGTAATCAAACTTCAGATTGAGTGAATGTAACAGTTCAGTTGATATGGATATAATCAAAATTTTGACAGCATTTTCACCTAAAGTTCCGACTTTTGACAGCACGTTCTACACGCACTTGTGAAGCCTGCCCACTAGCTCTGCTTCTACACCATAATCTCCATGGTCTAGGGTTCCTCAGGTCACATGTTAGAccaaatgagagagagagaggagtggcAACCTGTCGGTCGTGGTGGCAGAATGTACGTATGGAGCgtcggaggaggagaagaaaTAGGGTAAGGCGACGGCGGAGCGCCCGGAAGGAAGGAATGGCTATGTGCTGGTGTGGAAAGGAGGcacggcgaggcggcggctcGCCGGGAGGAGGCAGGCAAGGCGGCGGCACGGTGCTTCATTCTGGTCTGCGTCTGCTGCGTTGATCATTTCCTTTTTTATCTGTCATGTGTTGATCGTGGAAACGGCCTGAGGGTAAATCCGTCCTAGCAAAAATGAGTTGTGGGTCTGAACGTGGAAAAGCAGTAAAAAGATCATTTGTGGTATTTTGTCCAAGTATCAATCAAAGATGTGCTATTTACTCTAATAAAAAGAAAGGTGTGCTATAGGGGCAAACTCCCAGGAAAGCCGTGGCATTTTCTCAAATTGCTCCAGATCTAATGGGAGGTTGAACTTTCTCCCAGTCGAAAAAATTGAAATGTTGACCCCATTTAGAAAAAGAACATTTGAGCTAAAAATATATATGTGTGGGACATATTCAAATTACTGATGATTAGAAACCAATGTTAGCACATAATCTGTGATGCTAAACTTTGTATAGGTGCCAAAATTCTTTTACCGTAGTGACCAAGAGAATTGACAACACTTTTTACCCAATATTACACAGAAAGAACATGAGCTATAACTTTGTACCGCTTGATGGAAAACTATAACAGCATTGTGCAGAAAAAAGCTGGTCTAATATATAGGAATAGTTTACTCACAGTGCATGACATTTGATGCTTCCATAAGATCAATGAGTTTAAATTAATATTTAATAAAATGACTGCAACATATTAGAATGCAGAGAGAAGAATATCACATGGAAACCAAGTTTTGAAGAAAACTTTATGGAAACCACGTTTGAaagtttcaaaaaaatctgaGAAAAATACAGGATGTTAAGAGAATGATGTTCTATTCCCAATTTTCCATACGAAATTCCAAGTTCAAACACATTACCATCTAcaagctatgaaaagaacaaaTTTAGGAATGAATAGTGATGTTTACTGTTCGACCTACTCAATGCTGATTTTAATCTTTTTTTCATACCTCATAAATGGTAATGTGTTTGAACTTAGGAATTTCACATGCTAATAGGACATCACTCTTAACATCCCTTTTTTTACGATTTTTTCAAAACTACAAAACATTATTTCCACGTAGTTTTCACCGGTTTCCACTTTCCACCAAAACTTGGTTTCCATGTTGTGATATTCTCTCTCTAGAGTGTAAGCTCTGGTAAAACTGGTAGTTCGATCATGCTGCGAGATTAAATAAATTCATGGTTTAAAAAGGTGTGCCTACGCAATTGCAGAACGCCTAGCTGCTAGACTGCTAGGCATGTGCTTAAGCATGCCTAGGTGTGTGCTTAGGCAAGACAGTTGCTAGGCACATACAAGACTAGGAATTTAACCTGGTGCTTTTTTTAACCTTGCACAAATTAAACAATTGCTTACCAAATGAAGAGATTGTTTATGAATACGCTGCAAAGCATGAGTCCAACGTCGAAGAATTTCAGCTACGTCAACAGTTTGTTGGACACGCCCATTCCTATCATCTAATATTGGAAGAGCTTCTTCCTTTCCCTGGAATAAAGATATCTGCTCCTGTTTGTCCAAAATTTGAGACGTTTCACCAGCTCGAGCTGATAGTAATTCAGAATGCGGGATGCTTGAACTTGTATCCATTGCTGCTAGCAATTGTGATCCAGATATACGGTACCTAAAAGAACGCATTTTGTGGAACAAGGTGAATAGTGATGATTAAGGATATTTGGATCAAAATGTAAAGTTTAACAGAAAGTGGATCACACCTATGCTCACGGTGTGCTATAAGATCTTCAATTGGCCCGGAAGCTAAAACCTCATGCTGACCTGCAAGGGTATTTCCATTACTATCTAGAAGAAGCTAAAACATTATGCTGTCGTGCATGATATGGATAGTTTGAGCATGCTGGACACACATATTCTGGAAACAATACTTCATTGACTGTCCCTTTGCGAGCCAATATCGATTCCCACAAACGTGTTGCCTTAGATACCAAATGTGAATTCTGTCCAGATGAGCTTGAGATACGTTCGTCCCACAGTTCCCCCTCTAGCTTGGCTTTGTTCCTCATATCTTGTAGCTTCTCTAACTCCTGTTGCAGATATGCCTGAAAGCTCCATGCAAACATCATAAGAAATGAAAACAGGACCCAAAACATAACCATCTGAATGGACTGTATAGAAGCTACCCTGTACCTCTTCAGCACATAGACTTCGGAATTCAGCTGTCATTTCATGGGCTAAATTTGACCAGGTTGTCTGCCTTTGAACAGCAATGTTTGCATTTTTAAGAAATTTACGCCTCTCAAGAGCAATCCTTGCCTGTTAGGAATATCACATATGAACTCGCAGATAAACTCATAAAGAGAAATAAGCCCTGAGATAACCGGGTGTTTTTACTACAAGGACAAACACCAGAGACCAAATTTCCTTAATGGTAGCAAAGGTGGTCCATGTGTTTGGATAAATTATGCTATCAGGCTCAGTTTGTTGTTGCTGAACCGTGTTGTGATGTGTGTATTCGCTAAGCTACTGCATATAAGAACTCAAAAAGGATCCACTACTCTTCCTTAGAAGCCAAATAAAATGTACATAAATCAGGTTGACTAATGGTTTTCCTCTCACATTTCATCTTGCATCTTCCACAACGAAAAGAAGAGTACATTTGCAAAATGACTAAGTAAGCGAGCAGCCAAACAATCATAATCCAACAGCAGTTCAACATATCATGATTATATTATAACAATCTGCCTCAATGCCAAACGGAGCGTATATCTGGATCTAAAAATGGTTTGTGTACCCATCAGTTATTATACAAGCCTACTAGCTTCATTGAGTTTGCATCTTGTACAAGATTCAAATTATTCTGTTGTGTTTATTTCCTAGGTAAGAATATACTTACTGGAGTGGAATCATACTCAAATTCTACAGGCAAGTGAAGTCATCAGGTTTCAACAAAGAAGTTAGCTTGCTAAGGGGTATATTATCTTGTCATGCTCAAGAAAGGAAGAGATAAATCTTGCTTCACTAAACTGAATTGCTGTGCATAAAGACAACTAAGACTGAAGTAGTGAAGCCTGCTGTATCCACGTTATTGGTCTCGCATCAAAAAATCAAACTGTACCTTATGTGAGGTGCCCGAAGTCCCCAGCATTAAATTAAAGTATACCAAACAAAATACTCGCCAGTCTAGAAAAGTTTCGTACTGATAAGAACTTTTAGGACTTCATGTTCTCTTTATAAATGATTTGCATTTTAGGGTAGAAGGTAGTCCTAAAAGAGGGTCACCATACGATATAACATAAATTAACAGTTCCGAAAATTTAAGAGCAAGCTATCCTTGCCTTTGTTACAGGAAGTAATGCAGCTGCATGAAGATAAGAAACGTCTGTGAGTGCTGCCGGCAGTGGATTTGATGCTACATCAGCCGCAAATGTTCTCCTATGGACTTCCCTCAAGGCATGTACAGAGAGTTGCCACAAAAGCTCAACAAATCTGCATCAGTGTAGGGAGTATAAGCTGTTACAAGGACAATTCTGAAAATATACCAAGTTGTCTGATCAGCTGATTTACAAGCAGTTAGTTTACATCAATGACTATTGGACTTTGTTTTCTAAGAGTGCGAACTGAGTGGCTACATATTGTAGTCACGTTTTCGATATCTTAAAGATCAGCATGTTGTTCTGGCCTTCAGACAAGTTGACCAATGCAATAGAACTTATTAACACATGTTCCAAATCTATGAAGGAACAATATGGAATCATCAACAGGCACATAAAGTTAAACGCAATCTAAATTGTGTGCCTACGGGGTATGGTGACATGAGGTGAGGTGCGGCACAATGCCTCAAGCAGTTCACAGTGCAATGTGTTAGGCCTAAACACTCCTGTTTGGTGTGTCAGTGTTTCTCTCCTACTCACTTTTCATGTGCTTTGCACTTCAGGTGACTTAAGGATCTAGCACATTGAGCGGTGGTGCAACCTTGATTGCATTGCTCAATTCTCATAATACATTGTCTGCTATCTTAGGTGAATAATCAAAATCGAGAAGCATGTAGAGAACTCATTTCTAGCACAGTAAATACTATAATCGATCCCCCTTTTAAATTAGCTGACATAAGCATTAAGCACTAGCATTCACTACCTATCTTCATATTAGCTGACATAATATTTGAGAGAAACCATGAACTATGGATAGAGACAATCAAAGCCGCATGATTGCATCCAGTTGCAGCAGACCTTTTCAACTTAGTAACAACGTTTCAATGAATGCAGTTAAGCTACATTGCACATTTGCGCAGCACGACAAGCAGCACAAACAGGACTAGCCGATTTCTAACCGACCAAACTACAGGCATCCATGTGTACTGACCTAGGCCCGCAGCAGGTGGCGAGAGACGAAACC
Protein-coding sequences here:
- the LOC125508238 gene encoding AUGMIN subunit 6-like isoform X1, with the protein product MSTDREKEREAELEGAMYTNCLLLGLDPVVLGSPAGAASPRVGLFRHSNPRLGEQLLYFLLSSLRGPAQSAKDFDKVWPIFDSAQSREFRKIVQCIISELEQQGALPRSNSRVSSLATCCGPRFVELLWQLSVHALREVHRRTFAADVASNPLPAALTDVSYLHAAALLPVTKARIALERRKFLKNANIAVQRQTTWSNLAHEMTAEFRSLCAEEAYLQQELEKLQDMRNKAKLEGELWDERISSSSGQNSHLVSKATRLWESILARKGQHEVLASGPIEDLIAHREHRYRISGSQLLAAMDTSSSIPHSELLSARAGETSQILDKQEQISLFQGKEEALPILDDRNGRVQQTVDVAEILRRWTHALQRIHKQSLHLAKANDGEGPELLRSASDSETSSHADSLTATLAEHRQHLVSIQGLINQLKEAIPAMQQSITKLSEEVNSVPSNLMDQTNSRQLSVQNTVLGRPEESSGEVSEVTSKLCSAQIGKAGSSPALKLPPLFSLTPSSSGKGAQTQRRNALAHQPRQEIMPEEKALTHPSAKDQANGSMHENDGYFAHDIRRSVREAALSKPLSNMESPQDKSSDDGSEHFFIPLSTGAARKDVGAVANRRKQKIGPSSSQSKLPKSTSDLYFNPDSPMHTTPAVSSKLNGHDDPSSAANFFYPVSGQSFMTDDALDQVFPPPLLLESSLFPDAYEDLLAPLSETDAALMEH
- the LOC125508238 gene encoding AUGMIN subunit 6-like isoform X2, which translates into the protein MSTDREKEREAELEGAMYTNCLLLGLDPVVLGSPAGAASPRVGLFRHSNPRLGEQLLYFLLSSLRGPAQSAKDFDKVWPIFDSAQSREFRKIVQCIISELEQQGALPRSNSRVSSLATCCGPRFVELLWQLSVHALREVHRRTFAADVASNPLPAALTDVSYLHAAALLPVTKARIALERRKFLKNANIAVQRQTTWSNLAHEMTAEFRSLCAEEAYLQQELEKLQDMRNKAKLEGELWDERISSSSGQNSHLVSKATRLWESILARKGQHEVLASGPIEDLIAHREHRYRISGSQLLAAMDTSSSIPHSELLSARAGETSQILDKQEQISLFQGKEEALPILDDRNGRVQQTVDVAEILRRWTHALQRIHKQSLHLAKANDGEGPELLRSASDSETSSHADSLTATLAEHRQHLVSIQGLINQLKEAIPAMQQSITKLSEEVNSVPSNLMDQTNSRQLSVQNTVLGRPEESSGEVSEVTSKLCSAQIGKAGSSPALKLPPLFSLTPSSSGKGAQTQRRNALAHQPRQEIMPEEKALTHPSAKDQANENDGYFAHDIRRSVREAALSKPLSNMESPQDKSSDDGSEHFFIPLSTGAARKDVGAVANRRKQKIGPSSSQSKLPKSTSDLYFNPDSPMHTTPAVSSKLNGHDDPSSAANFFYPVSGQSFMTDDALDQVFPPPLLLESSLFPDAYEDLLAPLSETDAALMEH